In the genome of Gordonia rubripertincta, one region contains:
- a CDS encoding 30S ribosomal protein bS22, giving the protein MGSVIKKRRKRMSKKKHRKLLRRTRVQRRKLGK; this is encoded by the coding sequence ATGGGTTCAGTGATCAAGAAGCGCCGCAAGCGCATGTCGAAGAAGAAGCACCGCAAGCTGCTGCGTCGAACCCGGGTGCAGCGCCGCAAACTCGGCAAATAA
- a CDS encoding helix-turn-helix domain-containing protein: MAAADTPGDRTASVSNATSASQFLTVAEVASLMRVSKMTVYRLVHNGELPAVRVGRSFRVHAKAVHDYLETSYFDAG, translated from the coding sequence ATGGCAGCTGCAGACACTCCTGGTGACAGGACGGCCTCGGTGAGCAATGCGACTTCTGCGTCGCAGTTCCTCACCGTCGCCGAGGTTGCGTCGCTGATGCGCGTTTCGAAGATGACGGTCTACCGTCTCGTCCACAATGGCGAACTGCCTGCGGTTCGGGTCGGACGCTCGTTCCGTGTGCACGCGAAAGCGGTGCACGACTACCTGGAGACGTCGTACTTCGACGCCGGTTAG
- a CDS encoding sensor histidine kinase, with amino-acid sequence MAAAISAATIAFVLALILGVTLGRRLGASGWPRHFALGSWFGRERTSTRSDASADAALPVPATDRAQEPRVVSASAEIRDSDVTSTTADGRMTKAGLLSMVVRNSTTAVAVVDGFRDVVMFNHRAVELGIVREMLLADPVWDAVKEVLDTDGEQHFEFSPPTSTLGFVSTGRTPRPTVEHVRCLAKVVAQDDERYAVVYGLDDTEHKRLEATRRDFVANVSHELKTPVGAIGLLAEALLESSDDIESVQHFGQRVVGETQRMGRLVSELLALSRLQDGHTPEFTRIDVDELVDDALAAATLTAEAASIELRSDEPLGATIRGDRLLLLTALNNLITNAIAYSPADTVVSLSRRIIKIDGRPMVAIAVTDRGIGIARGDQQRVFERFFRVDQARSRMTGGTGLGLAIVKHVAANHGGTINLWSEPGTGSTFTLCIPEDLSDVGWSADDKESKS; translated from the coding sequence GTGGCCGCCGCAATCTCAGCCGCGACGATCGCATTCGTGCTCGCGCTCATCCTCGGAGTCACGCTGGGGCGTCGTCTCGGCGCCTCCGGGTGGCCCCGACACTTCGCGCTCGGCTCCTGGTTCGGCCGCGAACGCACGTCCACACGATCCGACGCCTCCGCCGACGCTGCCCTGCCCGTGCCCGCCACCGACCGCGCGCAGGAGCCGAGGGTCGTGTCCGCCTCGGCCGAGATTCGGGACTCCGATGTGACGTCGACGACCGCCGACGGCCGGATGACCAAGGCCGGCCTGCTGAGCATGGTCGTCCGCAACTCGACCACCGCCGTCGCCGTCGTCGACGGGTTCCGCGATGTCGTGATGTTCAACCACCGGGCCGTCGAGCTGGGGATCGTCCGCGAGATGCTGCTCGCCGACCCCGTCTGGGATGCGGTGAAGGAGGTCCTCGACACCGACGGCGAGCAGCACTTCGAGTTCAGCCCGCCCACGTCGACCCTCGGCTTCGTCTCCACCGGCCGCACCCCGCGGCCCACCGTCGAACATGTGCGCTGCCTGGCCAAGGTGGTGGCCCAGGACGACGAGCGGTACGCCGTGGTCTACGGCCTCGACGACACCGAACACAAGCGGCTCGAGGCCACCCGTCGCGACTTCGTGGCGAACGTGTCGCATGAACTCAAGACGCCGGTCGGCGCGATCGGCCTGCTCGCCGAGGCCCTCCTGGAATCGTCCGACGACATCGAGTCGGTCCAGCACTTCGGCCAGCGGGTCGTCGGGGAGACCCAACGGATGGGCAGGCTGGTGAGCGAACTGCTCGCGTTGTCGCGCCTGCAGGACGGCCACACCCCCGAGTTCACCCGGATCGACGTCGACGAGCTGGTCGACGACGCTCTCGCCGCGGCGACGCTGACCGCCGAGGCGGCGTCGATAGAACTGCGGTCCGACGAGCCGCTCGGCGCGACGATCCGCGGCGACCGTCTCCTGCTGCTCACCGCTCTCAACAACCTGATCACCAACGCCATCGCCTACTCGCCCGCGGACACCGTCGTCTCGCTCAGCCGCCGCATCATCAAGATCGACGGCCGTCCGATGGTGGCGATCGCCGTCACCGACCGCGGCATCGGCATCGCCCGCGGCGATCAGCAGCGTGTCTTCGAACGCTTCTTCCGCGTCGACCAGGCGAGGTCGCGGATGACCGGTGGTACCGGTCTTGGCCTGGCGATCGTCAAACACGTGGCCGCCAATCACGGCGGCACGATCAACCTGTGGAGCGAACCGGGCACCGGCTCCACGTTCACGCTGTGCATCCCCGAGGACCTGTCCGACGTGGGCTGGTCCGCTGACGACAAGGAATCGAAGAGTTGA
- the proC gene encoding pyrroline-5-carboxylate reductase has translation MTERIAIIGGGKIGEALLAGLIGAGTPTKDLVVAEKLESRASEIADEYGVLVTDVKTAAESAQYVFLAIKPDAVDSVLRELASAEDNAESERVTVTLVAGIPLARYESALQAGSPVIRVMPNTPMLVNEAMSAVSAGRYVGDEQLSAVVNILKTVGRVAVVPEKQMDAVTAVSGSGPAYVFLLAEAMIDAGVGLGLTRAQASEMAIQTIRGAGVLLSDSGMSPVDLRAAVTSPGGTTAEAIREFEANGLRHAVYQATRACAAASARGGRRVEVEGLASGHAVSDTP, from the coding sequence GTGACCGAACGCATCGCCATCATCGGTGGAGGCAAGATCGGGGAGGCGCTCCTGGCCGGCCTGATCGGTGCCGGAACCCCGACGAAGGATCTCGTCGTCGCGGAGAAGCTCGAATCCCGCGCGTCCGAGATCGCCGACGAATACGGGGTCCTGGTGACCGACGTGAAGACGGCCGCCGAATCCGCGCAGTACGTCTTCCTCGCCATCAAGCCCGACGCCGTCGACTCGGTGCTGCGGGAACTGGCCTCGGCCGAGGACAACGCGGAGAGCGAGCGCGTCACCGTGACCCTCGTCGCCGGCATCCCGCTGGCCCGCTACGAGAGTGCGCTGCAGGCGGGTTCGCCGGTCATCCGCGTCATGCCGAACACGCCGATGCTCGTCAACGAGGCGATGTCCGCGGTGTCGGCCGGTCGGTACGTCGGCGATGAGCAGCTCAGCGCCGTCGTCAACATCCTCAAGACCGTCGGCCGGGTGGCCGTGGTGCCCGAGAAGCAGATGGACGCGGTCACCGCCGTGTCCGGGTCCGGTCCCGCCTACGTCTTCCTGCTCGCCGAGGCGATGATCGACGCCGGCGTCGGCCTGGGTCTCACCCGCGCGCAGGCGTCGGAGATGGCGATCCAGACGATCCGCGGTGCGGGTGTCCTGCTCAGCGATTCGGGGATGTCGCCGGTCGACCTGCGGGCCGCCGTGACCTCCCCGGGCGGTACCACCGCGGAGGCGATCCGCGAGTTCGAGGCCAACGGACTCCGGCACGCCGTCTACCAGGCCACACGTGCCTGTGCGGCCGCCAGCGCCCGCGGCGGACGTCGAGTGGAAGTCGAGGGTTTGGCGTCGGGACACGCGGTGTCCGACACCCCATGA
- a CDS encoding NAD-dependent epimerase/dehydratase family protein, giving the protein MAESSAVPRVVLVTGASTFLGGYLVARLAANPQIERVLAVDSRVPRKDLLRRMGRAEFLRLDIRRPTIAKALASYEVDTVVHAATSIADTAPHSAAIKEFNVVGAMQVCAACQRTPSVKRLVLRSTAMVYGSSARDPSHFSEETRARREPKRGYGRDLLDVEGYVRGLGRRRQDIDITIVRPQAMLGPRITTRMGSYLSAPVVPTVIGYQPRLQFLHEEDALAAMEYVTLAGKPGTFNLSGEGVVTLSQAIRRVGHVELPVPSGLLAPIAGVFQDLRSAKLRSSQTEFLTYGRVLDTTRMRTELGFVPRYTTMETLDDFVERSGVTPVIGTDVWRALEQRVVSAAHQLQ; this is encoded by the coding sequence ATGGCCGAATCCTCCGCAGTGCCTCGGGTCGTCCTGGTGACGGGGGCGTCGACTTTCCTCGGCGGGTACCTCGTCGCACGGCTCGCGGCCAATCCGCAGATCGAACGTGTGCTGGCGGTGGACTCACGGGTGCCGCGCAAGGACCTGCTGCGGCGGATGGGGCGTGCGGAGTTCCTGCGACTGGACATCCGGCGGCCCACCATCGCGAAGGCGCTGGCGTCGTACGAGGTCGACACGGTGGTGCACGCCGCGACGTCGATCGCCGACACCGCCCCGCACTCGGCGGCGATCAAGGAGTTCAACGTCGTCGGCGCGATGCAGGTCTGCGCGGCCTGCCAGCGGACACCGTCGGTGAAGCGGCTCGTACTGCGTTCGACTGCGATGGTCTACGGGTCCAGCGCGCGCGACCCGTCGCATTTCTCGGAGGAGACCCGCGCGCGCCGCGAGCCCAAGCGGGGCTATGGCCGCGACCTCCTCGATGTGGAGGGTTACGTACGCGGTCTCGGACGCCGCCGCCAGGACATCGACATCACGATCGTGCGCCCACAGGCCATGCTCGGGCCGCGCATCACCACGCGCATGGGTTCGTACCTGTCGGCGCCGGTGGTCCCGACGGTCATCGGTTATCAGCCGCGTCTGCAGTTTCTGCACGAGGAGGACGCGCTCGCGGCGATGGAGTACGTGACCCTCGCCGGCAAGCCCGGCACGTTCAACCTCTCCGGCGAGGGGGTGGTGACGTTGTCGCAGGCCATCCGGCGGGTCGGTCACGTCGAGCTACCCGTGCCGAGCGGTCTCCTCGCGCCGATCGCCGGGGTCTTCCAGGACCTGCGTTCGGCGAAGCTCCGTTCCTCGCAGACGGAGTTCCTCACCTACGGCCGCGTGCTCGACACCACCAGGATGCGCACCGAGCTGGGCTTCGTGCCGAGGTACACGACCATGGAAACCCTTGACGACTTCGTGGAACGCAGCGGCGTGACACCGGTGATCGGGACCGACGTCTGGCGGGCCCTGGAGCAGCGTGTCGTCTCTGCCGCACATCAACTCCAGTGA
- a CDS encoding GNAT family N-acetyltransferase, which produces MADVGTLRIDHSPAQERYEAILASDSFGEDEVVGYLDYVSEPYQVVLTHTVVREQYSGHGYAGQLVRFVLEDIRASGKQVVPVCSYVQRFIERHPEFADMAVPVPQ; this is translated from the coding sequence ATGGCGGATGTGGGCACCCTTCGGATCGATCATTCACCTGCTCAGGAACGGTATGAGGCGATTCTCGCCTCCGATTCCTTCGGCGAGGACGAGGTGGTCGGCTACCTCGACTATGTCTCCGAGCCGTATCAGGTCGTGCTCACCCACACGGTGGTCCGTGAGCAGTACAGCGGGCATGGCTATGCGGGACAACTGGTTCGGTTCGTCCTGGAGGACATCCGCGCGAGTGGCAAGCAGGTCGTGCCGGTCTGCTCGTACGTACAGCGTTTCATCGAGCGCCATCCGGAATTCGCCGACATGGCGGTGCCGGTCCCTCAGTGA
- a CDS encoding Ppx/GppA phosphatase family protein encodes MRLGVLDVGSNTVHLLVVDAHRGGHPTPMSSTKAVLRLAEQIDADGRMSDKAVSKLIDSVTEFTHIAGTSGCEQMMAFATSAVRDATNSDDLLDEVELRTGVRIAVLSGRDEARLTSLAVRRWRGWSAGRILALDIGGGSLEMSNGVDEEPDVALSLPLGAGRLTREWLPDDPPDRRRIGVLRDWLDAELRAPAKELLAPGAPDLCVGTSKTFRSLARLTGAAPSSAGPRVRRELTTSGLRQLISFISRMTRADRAALEGVSADRAGQLVAGALVAEAAMRALRVDTLEICPWALREGVILRRLDAEPADSFEPSQTTGARGGVG; translated from the coding sequence GTGCGCTTAGGAGTTCTGGACGTGGGCAGCAACACTGTCCACCTCCTGGTGGTCGATGCCCATCGCGGCGGCCACCCGACGCCCATGAGTTCGACCAAGGCCGTTCTGCGCCTGGCCGAACAGATCGACGCCGATGGGCGGATGAGCGACAAGGCGGTGTCGAAGCTGATCGACTCCGTCACGGAGTTCACCCACATCGCCGGCACCTCCGGTTGCGAGCAGATGATGGCCTTCGCGACGTCGGCCGTCCGCGACGCCACCAATTCCGATGACCTGCTCGACGAGGTCGAGTTGCGCACCGGGGTGCGCATCGCGGTCCTCTCCGGCCGCGACGAGGCACGTCTGACCTCCCTCGCCGTCCGCCGCTGGCGCGGCTGGAGCGCGGGCCGCATCCTCGCCCTCGACATCGGCGGCGGTTCGCTGGAGATGTCCAACGGTGTCGACGAAGAACCCGACGTCGCGCTGTCGTTGCCGCTCGGAGCCGGACGACTCACCCGCGAGTGGCTGCCCGACGACCCACCGGACCGGCGCCGGATCGGTGTTCTGCGGGACTGGCTCGACGCGGAGCTGCGGGCCCCCGCCAAGGAGCTCCTCGCGCCCGGCGCACCCGACCTCTGTGTCGGCACCTCGAAGACGTTCCGCAGCCTCGCCCGCCTCACCGGCGCGGCGCCGTCGAGCGCGGGGCCCCGCGTCCGGCGCGAATTGACGACGAGCGGCCTTCGCCAGCTCATCTCCTTCATCTCCCGCATGACCCGCGCCGACCGCGCCGCACTGGAGGGCGTCAGCGCCGATCGTGCCGGTCAGCTGGTCGCCGGAGCGCTCGTGGCGGAGGCGGCTATGCGGGCCCTCCGAGTCGATACACTGGAGATCTGTCCGTGGGCTCTGCGGGAGGGTGTGATCTTGCGTCGACTCGACGCGGAACCAGCCGACTCGTTCGAGCCCTCACAGACGACTGGCGCCCGGGGCGGCGTCGGCTGA
- a CDS encoding response regulator transcription factor, whose product MTHVLIVEDEESLADPLAFLLRKEGFEASIVNDGAQALPAFDRVSPDIVLLDLMLPGMSGTEICKALRARSNVPVIMVTARDAEIDKVVGLELGADDYVTKPYSARELIARIRAVLRRGADAAEDDLDLGVLEAGPVRMDVERHTVSVDGQSITLPLKEFDLLEYLLRNAGRVLTRGQLIDRVWGADYVGDTKTLDVHVKRLRSKIEPDPGTPKHLITVRGLGYKLEA is encoded by the coding sequence TTGACCCACGTGCTGATCGTCGAGGACGAGGAATCGCTGGCGGATCCGCTGGCCTTCCTACTGCGCAAGGAGGGGTTCGAGGCCAGCATCGTCAACGACGGTGCCCAGGCGTTGCCCGCCTTCGACCGCGTGAGCCCCGACATCGTCCTCCTCGACCTGATGCTCCCCGGGATGTCGGGGACGGAGATCTGCAAGGCCCTGCGTGCCCGGTCGAACGTGCCGGTGATCATGGTGACGGCCCGGGACGCCGAGATCGACAAGGTCGTCGGACTGGAACTCGGCGCCGACGACTACGTGACCAAGCCGTACTCGGCGCGCGAACTCATTGCCCGAATCCGGGCGGTCCTGCGTCGCGGGGCGGACGCCGCCGAGGACGACCTCGATCTCGGTGTCCTCGAGGCGGGTCCGGTCCGGATGGACGTGGAGCGACACACCGTGTCGGTCGACGGCCAGTCGATCACGTTGCCGCTCAAGGAATTCGACCTTCTCGAATACCTCCTGCGCAATGCCGGCCGCGTGCTCACCCGCGGGCAGCTGATCGACCGGGTCTGGGGAGCGGACTATGTCGGCGACACCAAGACCCTCGACGTGCATGTCAAACGCCTGCGCTCCAAGATCGAGCCCGATCCGGGCACCCCGAAGCACCTCATCACCGTCCGTGGCCTCGGGTACAAACTCGAGGCCTGA
- a CDS encoding sugar phosphate isomerase/epimerase family protein — protein MTPPEPPPLPRPEIPIGLSTASVYPQNTEAAFAYAADLGYDGVELMVWGDPASQDIRHVAYLSEHYQVPVLSIHAPCLLISQRVWGRDPVVKLARSVQAAEDLGAPTVVVHPPFRWQRGYVSAFDDLVGELEEDSGVAIAVENMFPMRADRFFGSREPSVRRLQKRGGGPGLAASAFGKSIDPTDDGYSNYTLDLSHTATAGVDALDLLERMGSSLNHLHLADGHGAATDEHLIPGDGGQPCAEVCRRIAASDFAGAVVLEVTTGSARTKPERSALLARSLDFARQHLKRELHPESAGRRNN, from the coding sequence GTGACGCCGCCCGAGCCGCCTCCGCTCCCCAGGCCGGAGATACCCATCGGCCTGTCGACCGCCTCGGTCTACCCGCAGAACACCGAGGCGGCCTTCGCCTACGCCGCCGACCTCGGCTACGACGGCGTCGAACTGATGGTCTGGGGCGACCCGGCCAGCCAGGACATCCGGCACGTCGCCTACCTGTCGGAGCACTATCAGGTGCCGGTGCTGTCGATCCACGCCCCGTGCCTGCTGATCAGCCAGCGGGTGTGGGGACGTGACCCGGTCGTGAAGCTCGCGCGCTCGGTGCAGGCGGCCGAGGATCTCGGCGCGCCGACCGTCGTCGTGCACCCGCCCTTTCGCTGGCAGCGTGGCTACGTGTCCGCCTTCGACGACCTCGTCGGCGAACTCGAGGAGGACAGCGGGGTCGCCATCGCCGTGGAGAACATGTTCCCGATGCGGGCCGACCGCTTCTTCGGGTCCCGGGAGCCGTCCGTGCGACGCCTCCAGAAGCGCGGTGGTGGACCGGGCCTCGCCGCTTCCGCCTTCGGCAAGTCGATCGACCCCACCGACGACGGGTACTCGAACTACACGCTCGACCTGTCGCACACCGCGACGGCCGGGGTCGACGCGCTCGACCTGCTCGAGCGCATGGGCTCGAGCCTCAACCATCTGCATCTCGCGGACGGCCACGGTGCGGCCACCGACGAACATCTCATCCCCGGTGACGGCGGACAGCCGTGCGCCGAGGTGTGCCGCCGGATCGCGGCGAGCGACTTCGCCGGCGCCGTCGTGCTGGAGGTGACCACCGGTAGTGCACGCACCAAACCCGAACGCAGTGCACTCCTGGCCCGTTCGCTAGATTTTGCGCGGCAGCATCTCAAACGGGAGCTGCACCCCGAGAGCGCCGGCCGGCGCAACAACTGA
- a CDS encoding phosphoglyceromutase — MSNGTLILMRHGESEWNASNQFTGWVDVALTDKGKAEAVRAGELLVEHDLLPDVLYTSLLRRAISTAQIALDTADRHWIPVVRDWRLNERHYGALQGLNKADTLEKYGQEQFMLWRRSYDTPPPAIEPDAEYSQVGDPRYADLDEVPLTECLKDVVARMIPYFTETIAADIKAGKTVLVAAHGNSLRALVKHLDGISDEDIAGLNIPTGNPLRYDLDENLKPLNPGGTYLDPEAAAAGAAAVAAQGQK; from the coding sequence ATGAGCAACGGCACCCTGATCCTGATGCGTCACGGCGAGAGCGAATGGAATGCGTCCAACCAGTTCACCGGATGGGTGGACGTGGCGCTCACGGACAAGGGCAAGGCCGAGGCCGTACGGGCCGGTGAACTGCTCGTCGAGCACGATCTGCTGCCCGACGTTCTGTACACCTCGCTCCTGCGCCGCGCGATCTCGACGGCGCAGATCGCTCTCGACACCGCCGACCGCCACTGGATCCCGGTGGTCCGCGACTGGCGTCTCAACGAGCGTCATTACGGTGCGCTCCAGGGCCTCAACAAGGCCGACACCCTGGAGAAGTACGGCCAGGAGCAGTTCATGCTGTGGCGTCGCAGCTACGACACCCCGCCGCCGGCCATCGAGCCCGACGCCGAGTACAGCCAGGTCGGCGACCCGCGGTACGCCGACCTCGACGAGGTCCCGCTGACCGAGTGCCTCAAGGACGTCGTGGCGCGGATGATCCCGTACTTCACCGAGACGATCGCCGCCGACATCAAGGCGGGCAAGACCGTACTCGTGGCCGCACACGGCAATTCGCTTCGTGCGCTCGTCAAGCACCTCGACGGCATCTCCGACGAGGACATCGCCGGTCTGAACATCCCCACCGGCAACCCGCTGCGCTACGACCTCGACGAGAACCTCAAGCCCCTGAACCCGGGCGGCACCTACCTCGACCCCGAGGCGGCTGCGGCCGGCGCGGCCGCGGTGGCGGCCCAGGGCCAGAAGTAG
- a CDS encoding thioesterase family protein translates to MSSKITEVLALTEVDRGGPDSITLRAHIDDTFTIGPKVHGGSLQMVVAKAARTALSALTPSDDPKVADAAAAMIPVAVASDYLTAPDAADVDLAISVRKRGRTVTVLQVDAVQQGRTVVSSSVTMARPDSGTPHHSGPNVLDGTPAEPPSTGISLDGSPIAEINHLGAAVDLVLDAETFPMVRGETGEPLVRGWIRPKGLEPDEYFAVLVCDISPPVVFNLAMFGWAPTVQLTTYVRRHPAPGWLRFAATSTEVGPGMFEEDHLVVDSTGTVVAQSRQLALIPAGR, encoded by the coding sequence ATGAGCAGCAAGATCACCGAGGTATTGGCGTTGACCGAGGTGGACCGCGGTGGTCCCGACTCCATCACCTTGCGCGCGCACATCGATGACACCTTCACCATCGGACCCAAGGTGCACGGCGGAAGCCTGCAGATGGTCGTGGCGAAAGCGGCGCGCACCGCGCTGAGCGCCCTCACGCCGTCCGATGATCCGAAGGTCGCCGACGCGGCCGCCGCGATGATCCCGGTCGCCGTCGCCAGCGACTACCTGACCGCACCCGATGCCGCCGACGTCGATCTCGCGATCTCGGTGCGCAAACGAGGCCGGACGGTCACGGTCCTGCAGGTCGACGCGGTGCAGCAGGGTCGCACGGTCGTGTCCTCGTCGGTGACGATGGCCCGCCCCGACTCCGGCACCCCGCATCACTCCGGCCCCAACGTGCTCGACGGTACGCCCGCCGAACCACCGTCGACCGGCATCTCGCTGGACGGTTCGCCTATCGCCGAGATCAACCACCTCGGCGCGGCGGTCGACCTGGTCCTCGACGCCGAGACATTCCCGATGGTCCGGGGCGAGACCGGTGAGCCGCTCGTGCGCGGCTGGATCCGTCCGAAGGGCCTCGAGCCCGACGAGTACTTCGCGGTCCTCGTGTGCGACATCTCGCCGCCGGTGGTCTTCAACCTCGCGATGTTCGGCTGGGCGCCGACCGTCCAGTTGACCACCTACGTGCGCCGGCATCCCGCGCCGGGCTGGTTGCGGTTCGCCGCGACGAGTACCGAGGTCGGGCCCGGAATGTTCGAAGAGGACCATCTCGTGGTGGACTCGACCGGGACAGTTGTCGCCCAGTCCCGTCAATTGGCACTCATTCCCGCAGGAAGGTAG
- a CDS encoding 4-coumarate--CoA ligase family protein, producing MSFTSPFPDVEIPDVSVFDYLFGSVADEDRERIALVDPKSGSTTTYGQLVGQIEAAAGALASRGIGVGDVVGILSPNIPAFATVFHGILRAGATATTINALFTATEIAKQLRDSGAKMLVTISPMFEQAKAAADEVGLAAESLIVLDGEGQDASGHPNAVDLLGPNLPAPDVSFDPATHVAVLPYSSGTTGNPKGVALSHRNLVANVAQLRPLQGMTADDVVIAVLPFFHIYGMTVLLNAALAARGSLVIMPRFDLVEFLENIQNHKVTMAYIAPPVAVALAKHPIVDNYDLSSLHTMMSGAAPLDDELGQAVAKRLDLHMLQGYGMSELSPVSHIIPFDTQATLGREDPPLSSTGWPVPNTVNKVVDPATGEDIPLPQEGLSEPGELWVKGPNVMLGYLNNEQATADTIDADGFLHTGDMAQVDPTGCVYIVDRLKELIKYKGYQVPPAELEALLLTHDKIADSAVIGVIDAESGEEIPKAFVVRQPEAELTADEVMEFVASKVAPHKKVRAVEFIEAIPKSASGKILRKDLRK from the coding sequence ATGAGCTTCACGAGTCCTTTCCCCGACGTCGAGATCCCCGATGTGAGTGTCTTCGACTACCTGTTCGGGTCGGTCGCCGACGAGGACCGCGAACGGATCGCCCTGGTGGACCCGAAGTCGGGTTCGACGACCACTTACGGCCAGCTGGTCGGCCAGATCGAGGCCGCGGCCGGCGCTTTGGCGTCGCGGGGGATCGGGGTCGGGGATGTGGTGGGCATCCTCTCGCCGAACATTCCGGCGTTCGCGACCGTGTTCCATGGCATCCTGCGTGCGGGCGCGACGGCGACGACGATCAATGCGCTGTTCACCGCGACCGAGATCGCCAAACAGTTGCGGGATTCCGGCGCCAAGATGCTGGTGACGATCTCGCCGATGTTCGAGCAGGCCAAGGCGGCTGCCGACGAGGTGGGGTTGGCCGCGGAGAGCCTGATCGTCCTCGACGGTGAGGGGCAGGACGCCTCGGGTCATCCGAACGCGGTGGATCTGCTGGGTCCGAACCTGCCCGCGCCGGACGTCTCCTTCGACCCGGCCACCCATGTGGCGGTGTTGCCCTACAGCTCGGGAACGACCGGAAACCCCAAGGGTGTTGCGCTGTCTCACCGGAATCTGGTCGCCAACGTCGCCCAGCTGAGGCCGTTGCAGGGTATGACCGCCGACGATGTGGTGATCGCGGTGCTGCCGTTCTTCCACATCTACGGGATGACGGTGTTGCTCAATGCGGCTCTCGCGGCTCGCGGTTCGCTGGTCATCATGCCGCGATTCGATCTGGTGGAGTTCTTGGAGAACATCCAGAACCACAAGGTGACGATGGCCTACATCGCGCCGCCGGTCGCGGTGGCGCTCGCGAAGCATCCGATCGTGGACAACTACGACCTGTCGTCGTTGCACACGATGATGTCGGGGGCGGCCCCGCTCGACGACGAGTTGGGTCAGGCCGTGGCCAAGCGTTTGGACCTGCACATGTTGCAGGGCTACGGCATGAGCGAGCTGTCGCCGGTCTCGCACATCATCCCCTTCGACACCCAGGCCACGTTGGGGCGTGAGGATCCGCCGCTGTCGTCGACGGGCTGGCCGGTGCCGAACACCGTGAACAAGGTTGTCGATCCGGCCACCGGTGAGGACATCCCTCTTCCGCAGGAGGGGCTCTCGGAGCCGGGTGAGTTGTGGGTGAAGGGGCCGAACGTGATGCTCGGTTACCTCAACAACGAGCAGGCCACCGCCGACACCATCGATGCCGACGGTTTTCTGCACACCGGTGACATGGCGCAGGTCGATCCGACGGGGTGTGTCTACATCGTCGATCGGCTCAAGGAGCTCATCAAGTACAAGGGCTACCAGGTGCCGCCGGCGGAGTTGGAGGCCCTGCTGCTGACCCATGACAAGATCGCGGACTCGGCGGTCATCGGTGTGATCGATGCGGAGTCGGGGGAGGAGATCCCGAAGGCGTTCGTGGTCCGGCAGCCCGAGGCCGAGCTGACCGCCGACGAGGTGATGGAGTTCGTGGCGTCGAAGGTGGCCCCGCACAAGAAGGTTCGTGCGGTGGAGTTCATCGAGGCGATCCCGAAGTCGGCGTCGGGCAAGATCCTCCGCAAGGACCTGCGCAAGTAG